TATTGCTATTCCAGCTAATAATACCAAATTCGTCATCATTATTAAGTTTCGCACTTATTTTCGAACGAGAGTGTAGAACAGGCATAATGGCAGCATAATGTTCGGATACATTTACAACAACACCCACTACACTAATCGGGGATATTACACCCATATTAACTTCTATTCCGTCAACCTTTCCTTTATTAATTAATATATGGTTGTTTCTTTTATTTACCGAATTATTTATAACCTTCGCCGGAATATATTTATACTGCTGATAATTACTATGAGGGGTAAAAATTGATGAGTCCGCTGGCAATTCAATTCTCAAATCATCTCTAAAAGATTCAGGTAACAAACTTCTTAAATAGGCATTTTCCTCTTGTAAGGTTTTATTTGTTGATTTCAGTTTAAAGAAATCTGTAATATTTGAAGAAATATCAAAAACTTTACCTTCTATAGAAGTAACAAATGATCCCGAGACAGCTCTTTGATAATCGTTTGTACTAAGTACTAACCACAAAGCTATTACTTCGAGTATAATAAATACAAATATAAAATTATGCTTCAGTAAAAACCTAAAAAAGTTGAGCATAATTTAGTTTTAATATTATTTAATCAAGAAAGTAAATTTATCGAAATTTTTAAGCGCAATACCTGTGCCTCGTGCAACGGCTCTAAGCGGATCGTCTGCAACAACAACCGGTAATTCGGTCATACGTGTAATACGTTTATCCAAACCTCGTAATAATGAACCGCCGCCTGCAAGATATATTCCTGTTCTATAAATATCAGCCGACAACTCAGGTGGGGTTTTTTCCAAAGCATTTAAAATTGCCGTTTCAATTTTAGAT
Above is a window of Bacteroidales bacterium DNA encoding:
- the mreC gene encoding rod shape-determining protein MreC; translation: MLNFFRFLLKHNFIFVFIILEVIALWLVLSTNDYQRAVSGSFVTSIEGKVFDISSNITDFFKLKSTNKTLQEENAYLRSLLPESFRDDLRIELPADSSIFTPHSNYQQYKYIPAKVINNSVNKRNNHILINKGKVDGIEVNMGVISPISVVGVVVNVSEHYAAIMPVLHSRSKISAKLNNDDEFGIISWNSNNYRIGEMSGIPLHARINIGDTIVTSGRTQRYPYNIPIGIISNYSYNNGNGFYNIEVSFIEDYRKLNLVYVIDNLFKQETDSLLINLNE